The genomic DNA TAGATTCACAGTTTAAGACACTAGAAAAATTGAGAATGTTAGAGGCTGATTTCTTTGTTCCAAGTCACTCTGTCAAAACTACAGATATAAAAAGTTTGATTAATATTAATAAGAAGAAGATGGAAGAAATAATAGATAATATTAAAAAGGTTTGTTATGAGCCAGTTATGATTGATGAAGTTATTGAAAAAATGTGTGATTTGTACAATGTCAAGCTTGATGCTAATCAATATGTGTTGGTTGGAAGTACAATACGTTCTTATATAACTTATTTATATGAGAATAATATGGTTGAATATATATTTGATGGTGGTAAGATGATGATAAAAGCTGTGTAAATAGTAATAATTTTCAAATTATATGATGAAATTGTTTTAGTATGACTGTTATTTGAAAAGTAATATAAAAAAATTTATATAAATAAGCTAAGATGATTGATATAAAGTTACTGATAATTTTAAGGTAATATATACGTTACTATAATATTATGTTATTATTTGTAAATAAGGGGATAATTTATAAGCAAATTAAAGACCTTAATTTACAGGAGGAATAGTGTATATTATGAATAAAAAATTCAAAAAATTCAGTAAAAAACTAAGTATATTAATTTTAGTTTTGACTATGTTTCTTTTTAATAATTTAACTGCAAATGCACAGATTAAAGAAGATTCAATAATAGGAATTGATAGATATGAAACAGCAGGACTTATAGCAGATAGACAAACTTATGATACTGTAATATTAGTTAATGGAGATAAAAATTTATCTGATGGGCTTTCATCAAGTGGATTAGCTGGAGCTATTAACGCACCAATACTTTTGACTAAAAAAAGTGAAATACCAAAAGCTACTTTAAATAGACTAGATAATAAGAGTTTAAATGTTGTAAAAAAAGTATATATAATTGGTGGTTATAATACTATTGAAAATTCAGTAGAAAAAGATATAAAAAGAAAAGGTATTCAAGTGGAAAGAATAAATGGTAACAATAGAATTGAAACTAGTTATAATGTAGCTAAAAAAATAAATGAAGTAAGTAGTGTAAAAGAGGTAATGCTTACAAATGGATTTGTAGGAGAGGCTGATGCTATGAGTATAGCACCTGTAGTTGCAAAAAATAAAGGAGCTATAATACTTACAGATGGGAAATCAGTTCCATTTAAGACTGAAGGTTTAAATGTTTACGCTATAGGTGGCAAATCTGCGATAAATGAGGATTTAGTAAATGAAACTAAAGCAATTAGAATCGGAGGAAATGATAGATTTGAGACCAATAAAAAGGTAATGGAAAAGTTTTATAATGGAGCTACAGATTTTTATATAACAAATGGATATCAATTAGTAGATGCACTAACATTATCTCCTTTAGCCAAAGAAAAACCAATCGTTTTAGTTGCTGATGGAAGTAATAAAGGTATTTTAAAAGGAGCTAAAAGTATAACAAAAGTTGGAGGTATTGATGCCAATATATATAAACAGTGTTTAGATATGATTAAATATAATAATATGGATATGACTCCAAATATTTTAAAACACTTAACTTCAGTTGAAGGAAATGAAGTTTCTGAAATACTTATAGAATCAGATAATTTAGGTGTGGTTGTTGAAAAGACGAATACCAATAAATTTGAGTTTGATTACGTAAGTGTAACTAATGAAAAAAATTGTACTTTTTCTGTATATAAAGAAAATTCTTCTAATAATATAAAAAATGGAAAGCTAGTTGTAAGTGCTAAGAAAAAAATAGATAAGAAAGATAGTGATTTGCAAGATATGAATGGCGACAATATGATAAATGCAAATAAAGATAGGATGGTAAATGTGATAAAAATTGGAGTTCCCGATAAAATGTATTCTAATTTTAAAGTAGATGTTGAAAGTGGTTCAGTAGAACTTTATAATATTAAAGGAGGAGCTACTGTTGATGTCAATGACGGGATTGCTAACATTGTTGATAACAATGTAACAAATCCTTTCAATATAAATACTAATAGTGGGATTTCAGGTGTAACAGCTGAAACTATATCATCTGAAATAAAATTTAGAGCAAACAATGGAATTGTAAATGTAACAGCTACGAATATAAATGGCAATATAAGTTTATTTGGAAGCGATAATAAAGGTACCTTTGATGGAATATTTAAATTAAATCTGAAAAAAGAACCATCAAATTTACACTTGAAGTTAATTGGAAATGGGATAAATAAATTGCCAGAAGGTTGGTCTAAAAATTATATTTTAGGAAATGGACAACCAATTATTGAAGTTAAAAATAATGGCATAAATAATATATCAATTGGAGAATAAAAACATATGAAAATAAAGTTTATATAGTTTTAAAAATTATAGAATTTTAAAATATTTATATATATTCTTTAAATAAAAAATTATTTTTTAAGTGATAATTAAGTATTTATCAATAAGGCTATGGTTGTAAAAATCATAGCCTTATTTTTATATTATAAATAAATTAGAGTATTTATCAATTCATAGTAGATAAAATTGAAATTAAATATAACAACAAAAAATGAAAATTACAATTAATTTAATGTTAAAGACTCAATTATTTGGATGTGGAATGGATAGTACAAGTAGTATATAAAAAGTATTGACTGGACAAATAACTATATTTTATTTTAAATATATAATATAATGTAATAAAATATATCAAATGTAGAAGGTGATAACCTATGAAAAAAATAACAATAAATGATATTGCTAACTTGGCAGGAGTATCTAAAAGTACTGTATCAAGATATCTAAACAATAAAGATATCAGTGATTCTACTAAAGAGAAAATAAAGACAATAATAGATGAATATGGATATGAGCCGAATGCATTTGCTCAAAGTTTGAGAGCTAAAAAAACATACTTTATTGGTATTATAACACCGTGTTTAGATTCTTTTGTAAAATCTAAAATTATGATGGCAATAGATGAAGAACTCAAAGAATTAAAATATACATCACTAATTATTAATACTAATAGAAAAATAAGGTCAGAAATAGATAGTATATCAAAGTTAGCTAGTCTAAAAGTTGATGGAATAATACTAATTGGTACCGAAATAACTAAAGAACATAAGAATGAAATTGAAAAGTTAGATATACCGATAGTTGTAGTTGGACAAAAAGTTGATGGTATCAATAGCATAGTGAATGATGATTATGGAGCAGGATATAAAATGGGTCAATATATTGCTAATAAAGGTTACAAAAACATTGTATATTTAGGTGTTGATGAAAGTGATATATCAGTTGGTTTAAATAGAAAAAATGGAGTACTTAATGGGTTAAAAGATAAAGGGTATGATGCAAAAGTATTTTATACTGACTTTGACCAAGAAACGTCTATACAAAGAAGTGGAGAAATGCTAGAAAGTGAAAATCCAGATATAATAATATGTGCAACTGATAATATAGCAATAGCAACAATGAAAGAAATCAATAAGAGAGGTAAAAGTATACCACAAGATATATCTGTAGCTGGATTTGGGGGATATGATGTATTGTCTATTATAAGCCCTAAACTTACAACAATAAAGTTTGAAAATAAAAATGCAGGTAAAGTAGCAGCAAATACGATAGTAAACTTAATACAAGAAAGAAAAGAACCACTATTAAAGGAGATTAAATTTGAATTAATAGAAGGTGAAAGTACAATAAATAAAAATTAAGATACACATTACATATATTAGTAATGTGTATTTTTTTACTAAAAAAACTATAATTCTAAAAATTAGGAAAACTTTTTTGAAAGAAATATTGCATCTGAAATAAATTTATGCTAATCTTTAATTAAACCGGTTTCGAAACCGGTTTAATTAAACCGATAGAATAGCAAAATGAGTGCAAAAATAACTGATTGTAACAAAGTATCAAAGTAATTATTGGAGTACATAGGAATAAACAAAATATAAAAGATGTAGCACATTGTGTAATAAGACTAAGAATTGTTTTAGATAGCAATAATAAAGCAAATATAAAATTATAAAAGAAAAGGAATAAAAATATGTACAAAGAGCCTAAATATAGAACCATATTAGAATCGACAAAAGAAGAATTAAATAAATTAAGAAATATATCTTTAAATGATAAATATAAACCACTATTTCATATACATCCACAACATGGACTACTTAATGACCCAAATGGATTAGCATATTATAATGGTAAGTATCATGTATTTTATCAATGGTATCCATATGATGCAACTCATGGAATGAAGCATTGGGCTTATGTAAGTTCTGATGATTTTGTAAACTGGAATAGAGAAGATGTAGCATTAATACCAATCGAAAGTTATGAATCTCATGGAGCATATTCAGGTAATGCGATAGAGGTAGATGGAAAATTGCATATGTATTATACAGGGAATATAAAATATAGTGCAGAAGATAGATATGCATATCAAAACTTAGCTATAATGAACAAGGATGGTAAAATAACTAAATATGAAAATAATCCAATAGTAAGTGAAATACCAAAAGGATATACAGGACATGTAAGAGACCCAAAAGTATTTAAAAGAAAGGATAAATACTTTATGTTACTTGGAGCACAAACAAGTGATAAAAAAGGAGTTATAATAGTATATGAATCTAAAAACTCTATAGATTGGAATTTTAAAGGAGAATTAAATGTAAAAAACATAGATGAAGATTTTGGTTACATGTGGGAATGTCCAGATTATATTAATATAGATGAAAAAGATATATTAATATTTTCACCACAAGGAGTAGAACCTAAAGGATTTGATTATCAAAATATATATAATGTAGTATATGCTATTGGTAATATGGATTTAGATAATTTAACATTTGAAATAGATACAATGAAAGAACTGGAAAAAGGATTTGATTTCTATGCTCCACAAACATTTATAAAGGACTCACAAATAATACTATTTGCATGGGCTGGAATGGGAGAAGTTTTATACCCTACAGATAAAAACAAATGGGCACATTGTCTAACTGTTCCAAGAAAATTAAATATAAAAAATAATAAGCTATTGCAAATGCCTGTAGATGAATTAATTAAATTAAGATATGATGAAACAAGTGGGCAAAATACTATAAAGAATAATATCAATATTATAGAAAATAATGAAAATTTATATGAGCTTAATATTAATATAAAAAATATTGACAGCAATAAATTTGGGCTGGAATTATTTTCATCACAAGATGAAGGTGTAAAATTAGAATTTAACAAATTAGGAAACATTGTAACTTTAGACAGAAGCAACTTTAAAAAAGTTTTCGGTGTTGAATATGGAACAAATAGAAAAGAATATATAAATATTGATGAAAATACTAATATCAAAGTACTAGCGGATAGAAGTATTTTAGAAATTTTTATAAATGATGGAGAAGTAGTATTTACTAGTAGAATATTTGCTAAAGAAAATTCTAATCAAATAAGGGTTTATAGTGATAAAATAGTAGAGTATGAGTATACTAAATTTAAATTAAAGCAAGGTATTGAATTATAAAAACACATTATAAGGGGTAGAAAAGATGAAAAAAGTAATTAGCATAGGAGAAGCTTTAATAGACTTTATACCGAATCAAAATGGTGGTAAATTAAAAAATGTATCAGAATTTAGAAGAGTAGCAGGAGGAGCTCCAGCAAATGTTAGTGCTGTTGTAGCAAAGCTTGGAGGAAAATCGAGTTTTATATCTAAGTTAGGAAAAGATGCATTTGGTGATTATATAATAGATGTATTAAATGAAGTAAATGTAAATACTGATTATGTATTGAGAACAAGTAAAGCAAATACAGGACTTGCTTTTGTATCATTAAAAGAAGATGGTAATCGTGATTTCTCATTTTATAGAAATCCAAGTGCAGATATGCTTTTAGAAGCTGATGAAGTTAAAAAAGAGTGGTTTAATAATTGTCATATCCTACATTTTTGTTCAGTAGATTTAATAGATAGTCCAATGAAATTAGCACATAAAAAAGCAATAGAATACGCACTTGAAAGTAATAGTATAATAAGCTTTGACCCTAATATAAGATTACCTTTATGGGATAGTGAGCAATCTTGTAAAAAGGCAATATCAGAATTTTTACCTTTTGCTCATATT from Clostridioides difficile ATCC 9689 = DSM 1296 includes the following:
- a CDS encoding cell wall-binding protein Cwp23, with the protein product MYIMNKKFKKFSKKLSILILVLTMFLFNNLTANAQIKEDSIIGIDRYETAGLIADRQTYDTVILVNGDKNLSDGLSSSGLAGAINAPILLTKKSEIPKATLNRLDNKSLNVVKKVYIIGGYNTIENSVEKDIKRKGIQVERINGNNRIETSYNVAKKINEVSSVKEVMLTNGFVGEADAMSIAPVVAKNKGAIILTDGKSVPFKTEGLNVYAIGGKSAINEDLVNETKAIRIGGNDRFETNKKVMEKFYNGATDFYITNGYQLVDALTLSPLAKEKPIVLVADGSNKGILKGAKSITKVGGIDANIYKQCLDMIKYNNMDMTPNILKHLTSVEGNEVSEILIESDNLGVVVEKTNTNKFEFDYVSVTNEKNCTFSVYKENSSNNIKNGKLVVSAKKKIDKKDSDLQDMNGDNMINANKDRMVNVIKIGVPDKMYSNFKVDVESGSVELYNIKGGATVDVNDGIANIVDNNVTNPFNINTNSGISGVTAETISSEIKFRANNGIVNVTATNINGNISLFGSDNKGTFDGIFKLNLKKEPSNLHLKLIGNGINKLPEGWSKNYILGNGQPIIEVKNNGINNISIGE
- a CDS encoding LacI family DNA-binding transcriptional regulator, whose product is MKKITINDIANLAGVSKSTVSRYLNNKDISDSTKEKIKTIIDEYGYEPNAFAQSLRAKKTYFIGIITPCLDSFVKSKIMMAIDEELKELKYTSLIINTNRKIRSEIDSISKLASLKVDGIILIGTEITKEHKNEIEKLDIPIVVVGQKVDGINSIVNDDYGAGYKMGQYIANKGYKNIVYLGVDESDISVGLNRKNGVLNGLKDKGYDAKVFYTDFDQETSIQRSGEMLESENPDIIICATDNIAIATMKEINKRGKSIPQDISVAGFGGYDVLSIISPKLTTIKFENKNAGKVAANTIVNLIQERKEPLLKEIKFELIEGESTINKN
- a CDS encoding glycoside hydrolase family 32 protein; its protein translation is MYKEPKYRTILESTKEELNKLRNISLNDKYKPLFHIHPQHGLLNDPNGLAYYNGKYHVFYQWYPYDATHGMKHWAYVSSDDFVNWNREDVALIPIESYESHGAYSGNAIEVDGKLHMYYTGNIKYSAEDRYAYQNLAIMNKDGKITKYENNPIVSEIPKGYTGHVRDPKVFKRKDKYFMLLGAQTSDKKGVIIVYESKNSIDWNFKGELNVKNIDEDFGYMWECPDYINIDEKDILIFSPQGVEPKGFDYQNIYNVVYAIGNMDLDNLTFEIDTMKELEKGFDFYAPQTFIKDSQIILFAWAGMGEVLYPTDKNKWAHCLTVPRKLNIKNNKLLQMPVDELIKLRYDETSGQNTIKNNINIIENNENLYELNINIKNIDSNKFGLELFSSQDEGVKLEFNKLGNIVTLDRSNFKKVFGVEYGTNRKEYINIDENTNIKVLADRSILEIFINDGEVVFTSRIFAKENSNQIRVYSDKIVEYEYTKFKLKQGIEL
- a CDS encoding carbohydrate kinase family protein — its product is MKKVISIGEALIDFIPNQNGGKLKNVSEFRRVAGGAPANVSAVVAKLGGKSSFISKLGKDAFGDYIIDVLNEVNVNTDYVLRTSKANTGLAFVSLKEDGNRDFSFYRNPSADMLLEADEVKKEWFNNCHILHFCSVDLIDSPMKLAHKKAIEYALESNSIISFDPNIRLPLWDSEQSCKKAISEFLPFAHIVKISDEELEFITGENDIEKSLHKLFVGNVELVLYTKGKDGVDAYTKKVKGMCKGVKVNAIDTTGAGDSYIGSFLYTLLYKQITLNDIKEMKQETLNEYLEFSNYYAARSTTIKGAISSYATKEEITEFIKNL